From the genome of Biomphalaria glabrata chromosome 17, xgBioGlab47.1, whole genome shotgun sequence, one region includes:
- the LOC106056625 gene encoding uncharacterized protein LOC106056625, whose translation MAESVCECCQTIKIHGMIFNVVERIREQNPQDVEEGKCLAHWKAMDKKILNISYLQGYISDFCKDPMENNVDWFYLACRVFTRWAFGVLGRGVRIQIPECVMKRISETFPL comes from the exons atg GCTGAGTCCGTGTGTGAGTGTTgtcaaacaataaaaatacacgGCATGATCTTCAATGTTGTTGAACGTATTCGAGAACAGAATCCTCAAGACGTAGAAGAAGGCAAATGTCTGGCTCACTGGAAAGCAATGgacaaaaagattttaaatatttcataccTGCAGGGATATATTAGCGATTTCTGCAAAGATCCAATGGAAAATAATGT GGATTGGTTTTACTTGGCTTGTCGCGTGTTTACCAGGTGGGCCTTTGGTGTTCTGGGCCGAGGTGTCCGCATCCAAATTCCTGAGTGTGTCATGAAAAGAATATCAGAGACATTTCCTCTTTGA
- the LOC106056621 gene encoding MRN complex-interacting protein-like, producing the protein MVQFHVLRCALCQTFQVLQVTKVSKWKCKLCGEKQSIIKVYGQGTGAECRKHVQKLNTLRGQIDQESQENCLFSVLSHSSQKDSFVSQEESLTKKEHSRNKNTSRWAQFLEISGDIEDVVPEDTPSGTNCQMTTDYKEFQQSNKRKRQEIEQTKNKWTKYSVQTNSSKSFNYKSSNNHIIRTNSNTQSSCSQVNLQHLSVNGNNTTGLSSSNDKKSVTSTSSLNNVDIVQAIGQVNKTEPVKASSSTINYSFCSRLSNSLNQETVSCSDVHPLKIDSCNLTKTKASAKNVSGTSLKWAAFLENNESDEDCEDELYSDNVSGPVFVTSLNEVNPVTNLSEDES; encoded by the exons ATGGTTCAATTTCATGTTTTGCGATGTGCTTTGTGTCAAACGTTTCAGGTGTTACAAGTAACTAAAGTTTCGAAATGGAAATGCAAATTATGCGGAGAAAAGCAATCAATAATAAAG GTGTATGGACAAGGAACTGGTGCAGAATGTCGAAAACATGTTCAGAAACTGAACACACTTAGAGGTCAAATAGACCAAGAGTCACaagaaaattgtttattttcagtTTTATCTCACTCTTCTCAGAAAGATAGTTTTGTGAGTCAAGAAGAGTCTCTTACAAAAAAGGAACActcaagaaacaaaaat ACCAGTCGCTGGGCTCAGTTTCTAGAAATCTCTGGAGATATTGAGGATGTAGTGCCAGAAGATACACCAAGTGGTACTAACTGCCAAATGACCACAGACTATAAAGAGTTTCAACAGAGCaacaagagaaagagacaaga AATAGAACAGACTAAGAACAAATGGACTAAATACTCTGTTCAAACCAACTCATCCAAAAGTTTTAATTACAAATCATCCAACAATCATATAATCAGGACAAATTCAAACACTCAAAGTAGTTGTTCACAAGTCAACCTCCAGCATTTGTCTGTTAATGGAAACAACACAACAGGATTGTCAAGCTCCAATGACAAAAAGTCAGTTACATCTACTTCAAGTCTGAACAATGTTGATATTGTTCAAGCCATTGGTCAGGTTAACAAAACAGAACCTGTTAAAGCCAGCTCATCGACTATCAACTACTCATTTTGCTCCAGACTATCAAATAGTTTAAATCAAGAAACTGTTTCTTGTTCTGATGTCCATCCACTAAAAATAGACTCCTGTAACTTGACTAAAACAAAAGCATCTGCAAAGAATGTGAGCGGAACCTCCTTAAAATGGGCAGCATTCTTAGAAAATAATGAGTCAGATGAAGATTGTGAAGATGAGTTGTACAGTGATAATGTATCAGGTCCAGTTTTTGTGACATCATTGAATGAGGTTAACCCTGTCACGAACTTATCTGAAGATGAATCATAA